In the genome of Candidatus Poribacteria bacterium, the window AAAGGTTCGTAAGATATCGTCACCGGTGATTAATTTGCCGCGCTCTATTATTGGACCAATTTCGTAATGATAAAGATCTGCGATCTGCTTCATCATTTCATCGGTCTTGTGTATATTCTCCTGTGATGATCGGAGATTTGCATAAAATAACAAAAGGACACCTAACCAGTCGTCTCCGGTGTCCCTTAAGAAACGAATCGTCGTCCGACGCTCTATTTGATCGTCAGTATCGATCAAAGCCATCAAGGACAGGTGATTCTGTACAAGGCAGCGCATCAACTGTGCGGCTTTTCTGCCGAGCCGCAAACGATTCATTATTCGGACAGCCATTTCTGTCCCACCTTTGTGTAGTAAAATAGCTAGCTTAAGAATCTGGCGTCGGCATAGATCATAGATCAGTTCTTCACACAGGTATGCCTCAATCTGCGGTTGATATGATAGGAGTGGATCTGGTGTCGGTTCGGTCTCAAACATTTCGAGACCGAACAGCGAGTGATCAAGTGTGTTCTGCCCCAACTCCTCAATTTCTGGGATAATTTCCGAAAGGAGACGTGTTTCAGCCATGTGGCGCAGATAAGGGGCTGCGTTTTGAACAGTTAATATCTTAATCAATTCATCGCGAATGCGTTCAGATGAAACTTGTGGTAACCGATTTCTATGTCGGCGAATGAGATCGATTGTCGGTTCAGGGATTTCAAACCCCAACTGCG includes:
- a CDS encoding CCA tRNA nucleotidyltransferase yields the protein MQSIPSISLRQNLPQPQLIHQLHTFAEKRGVQLYLVGGSVRALLLNQSITDLDFALADNAIVFAKAFADKIGEAFVRLEEQPPTARIVIRETRLTLDFAGFRAETLEADLRLRDLTINAMALDLSSLLAKPAVNLIDPCGGFCDLKEQTLRFASEGVVIDDPLRLLRVYRFAAQLGFEIPEPTIDLIRRHRNRLPQVSSERIRDELIKILTVQNAAPYLRHMAETRLLSEIIPEIEELGQNTLDHSLFGLEMFETEPTPDPLLSYQPQIEAYLCEELIYDLCRRQILKLAILLHKGGTEMAVRIMNRLRLGRKAAQLMRCLVQNHLSLMALIDTDDQIERRTTIRFLRDTGDDWLGVLLLFYANLRSSQENIHKTDEMMKQIADLYHYEIGPIIERGKLITGDDILRTFGMMPGPKIGRILRHVEDLQFEGQIRTPEEALEAARTFLESCGT